From a single Brassica napus cultivar Da-Ae chromosome C9, Da-Ae, whole genome shotgun sequence genomic region:
- the LOC106437657 gene encoding putative FBD-associated F-box protein At3g50710, which translates to TRNQPLRPVDKSFELPACLYTFENLVVLKLYKSILVYVPDDLEVSLSSLKTLHLLCVEYENEESHRRLLRGCPVLEELVVDKTDNWSVRSSSVVIPSLERLSVLNQYRDYEAYTDKLEHESYNDRVTINVPSLKYLDYVDIVDYGHLCLSEDMPELVEAHVKLVCKNPEKLMRSLTAVKRLSLCLFNHSMVQHRIGFDQLVHLELCGCSPKWWDLLTWILKSSPKLQVLKLNQCQEECFCSVKPIERWWEELNTCPIKPIEGRWGQLSSVPECDVSSQYF; encoded by the exons ACTCGAAATCAACCGTTACGCCCCGTTGATAAGTCATTCGAACTGCCAGCGTGTCTATACACATTTGAGAATCTTGTGGTCTTGAAACTTTATAAATCGATTCTTGTGTATGTTCCTGATGATCTCGAGGTCTCGCTTTCTTCTCTCAAAACGCTGCACCTTCTGTGTGTGGAGTATGAAAACGAAGAATCGCACCGCAGGCTTTTAAGGGGTTGTCCTGTTCTGGAGGAGTTGGTTGTGGACAAAACTGATAACTGGAGTGTGCGATCATCCTCTGTTGTGATCCCTTCCTTGGAGAGATTATCTGTACTTAATCAGTATAGGGATTATGAGGCCTACACTGATAAATTAGAACATGAGTCTTACAACGATAGAGTTACCATTAATGTCCCGTCTTTGAAGTACTTGGACTACGTTGATATCGTTGACTATGGTCATTTGTGTTTGAGTGAAGATATGCCCGAGTTGGTGGAGGCACATGTTAAACTTGTTTGCAAAAATCCTGAGAAGCTCATGAGGTCTCTTACAGCAGTCAAACGCCTCTCTTTATGTTTGTTTAATCATTCAATGGTTCAGCATCGCATTGGATTCGATCAGCTTGTTCACCTAGAGCTATGTGGATGCAGCCCAAAGTGGTGGGATCTACTTACTTGGATTCTCAAAAGTTCTCCTAAACTACAAGTTCTCAAGCTCAACCAG TGTCAGGAGGAGTGCTTTTGTTCTGTAAAGCCTATTGAACGTTGGTGGGAAGAGCTGAATACTTGTCCCATAAAGCCTATTGAAGGACGTTGGGGACAGCTGAGTTCCGTTCCTGAATGTGACGTTTCATCTCAATACTTTTGA
- the LOC106437655 gene encoding probable ADP,ATP carrier protein At5g56450 yields the protein MGIQEDPGAHSSNRNRRNPSSLPQTLKHFHRDFLAGAVMGGVVHTIVAPIERAKLLLQTQESNIAIVGDSSGKRRFKGMFDFIHRTVREEGVLSLWRGNGSSVLRYYPSVALNFSLKDLYRNILRNSSSQENHVFSGALANFIAGSAAGCTALIVVYPLDIAHTRLAADIGKKEARQFRGIHHFLTTVQRKDGVRGIYRGLPASLHGVIIHRGLYFGGFDTVKEVLSEDKELALWKRWVLAQGVTTSAGLASYPLDTVRRRIMMQSGIEHPMYSSTLDCWKKIYRVEGLASFYRGALSNMFRSTGSAAILVFYDEVKKFLNWGGI from the coding sequence ATGGGCATCCAAGAAGACCCCGGTGCTCACTCGTCAAACCGAAACCGAAGGAACCCATCATCGCTTCCACAGACTCTCAAACATTTCCACAGAGATTTTCTCGCCGGAGCCGTGATGGGAGGCGTCGTCCACACCATCGTAGCCCCAATCGAGAGAGCCAAGCTCCTCCTCCAGACCCAGGAGAGCAACATCGCCATCGTCGGAGACTCCTCGGGGAAGAGACGCTTCAAAGGAATGTTCGATTTCATCCACCGCACGGTCCGTGAAGAAGGCGTTTTATCGCTATGGAGAGGCAACGGGAGCAGCGTGCTTCGCTACTACCCTTCCGTCGCTCTCAACTTCTCCCTCAAGGACCTCTACAGAAACATCCTCCGCAACAGCAGCTCTCAGGAGAATCACGTCTTCTCCGGGGCCTTAGCTAACTTCATCGCCGGCTCTGCGGCTGGATGCACGGCTTTGATCGTTGTTTACCCTCTTGATATAGCTCACACGCGTTTGGCTGCTGACATTGGGAAGAAGGAGGCTCGTCAGTTCAGAGGGATCCATCATTTCTTGACGACGGTTCAGAGGAAAGACGGTGTTAGAGGGATCTACAGAGGGTTGCCTGCTTCTCTGCACGGTGTGATTATTCACCGTGGGTTGTACTTTGGTGGGTTTGATACGGTTAAGGAGGTTTTGTCTGAAGATAAGGAGTTGGCGTTGTGGAAGAGATGGGTTTTGGCTCAGGGTGTGACTACTTCTGCTGGTTTGGCTTCTTACCCGTTGGATACGGTTAGGAGACGGATCATGATGCAGTCTGGGATTGAGCATCCTATGTACAGTAGCACGTTGGATTGCTGGAAGAAGATTTATAGGGTTGAAGGCCTGGCTTCTTTTTACCGTGGTGCCCTTTCGAATATGTTTAGGAGTACTGGTTCTGCTGCGATCTTGGTTTTTTATGATGAAGTGAAGAAGTTCTTGAATTGGGGAGGGATTTAA
- the LOC106437654 gene encoding probable serine/threonine-protein kinase PBL16 isoform X2, with protein MGNCLCRFEPFNHKVSANAKSESPKEQSPREEETHVKEAQKLPSNPKEVEDLRRDSATNPLIAFTYDELKNITGNFRQDRVLGGGGFGSVYKGFIKEESGDQEEVPKPLPVAVKVHDGDNSFQGHREWLAEVIFLGQLSHPNLVKLIGYCCEDNHRVLIYEYMARGSVENNLFSMLLPLSWAIRMKIAFGAAKGLAFLHEAKKPVIYRDFKTSNILLDMEYNAKLSDFGLAKDGPVGDKSHVSTRIMGTYGYAAPEYIMTGHLTPGSDVYSFGVVLLELLTGRKSLDKSRPTREQNLIDWALPLLKEKKKVMNIVDPRMNCEYPVKSVQKAAMLAYHCLNRNPKARPLMRDIVDSLEPLQATEEEALLVPTVQKAVITIIDEMPKNGLKKVEEVNKVEEFKKVEEVKKVTKDDN; from the exons ATGGGTAACTGTTTGTGTAGATTTGAGCCTTTTAATCACAAAGTATCTGCAAACGCTAAGTCAG AATCACCTAAAGAACAGAGTCCAAGAGAAGAAGAGACGCATGTTAAAGAAGCTCAAAAGCTGCCATCAAATCCAAAAGAAGTAGAGGATCTAAGACGTGACTCGGCTACGAATCCTCTGATAGCTTTCACCTACGATGAGCTCAAGAACATCACAGGTAATTTCAGACAAGACAGAGTTCTCGGTGGTGGTGGATTTGGAAGTGTCTACAAAGGTTTTATCAAAGAGGAATCGggtgatcaagaagaagttcCTAAACCACTCCCTGTGGCCGTTAAAGTTCACGACGGCGATAATAGCTTTCAGGGTCACAGAGAATGGCTG GCAGAGGTGATATTCTTAGGGCAGCTTTCACACCCGAACTTAGTGAAGTTAATTGGTTACTGCTGCGAGGATAACCACAGGGTACTTATCTACGAGTACATGGCTCGTGGTAGCGTGGAGAACAATCTTTTCTCAA TGTTGCTTCCTCTTTCATGGGCAATAAGAATGAAGATTGCATTCGGAGCAGCGAAAGGACTCGCCTTCCTCCACGAAGCAAAGAAACCAGTCATATATCGTGACTTCAAAACCTCCAACATTCTTCTAGACATG GAATACAACGCCAAGTTATCAGACTTTGGTCTCGCTAAAGACGGTCCTGTAGGAGATAAATCCCACGTCTCCACCCGTATAATGGGAACTTACGGCTATGCAGCTCCTGAATACATCATGACAG GTCATTTGACGCCGGGGAGTGATGTGTACAGCTTCGGTGTAGTTCTGTTAGAGCTTCTCACAGGGAGGAAATCACTAGACAAGTCACGGCCCACGCGTGAGCAAAACCTAATAGATTGGGCGCTTCCGTTgctcaaggagaagaagaaagtgatgaaCATTGTAGACCCGAGAATGAACTGTGAGTACCCGGTTAAGTCGGTTCAAAAGGCTGCAATGTTAGCTTACCATTGCCTTAACCGGAACCCGAAGGCTCGGCCTTTAATGAGGGACATTGTGGATTCTTTGGAGCCTCTTCAGGCCACAGAAGAAGAGGCCTTACTTGTCCCCACTGTTCAGAAAGCAGTTATTACCATTATAGACGAAATGCCTAAGAATGGGTTGAAGAAAGTTGAAGAAGTGAACAAGGTTGAAGAGTTTAAGAAGGTTGAAGAGGTGAAGAAGGTTACTAAAGATGATAATTAA
- the LOC106437654 gene encoding probable serine/threonine-protein kinase PBL16 isoform X1, with product MGNCLCRFEPFNHKVSANAKSESPKEQSPREEETHVKEAQKLPSNPKEVEDLRRDSATNPLIAFTYDELKNITGNFRQDRVLGGGGFGSVYKGFIKEESGDQEEVPKPLPVAVKVHDGDNSFQGHREWLAEVIFLGQLSHPNLVKLIGYCCEDNHRVLIYEYMARGSVENNLFSKVLLPLSWAIRMKIAFGAAKGLAFLHEAKKPVIYRDFKTSNILLDMEYNAKLSDFGLAKDGPVGDKSHVSTRIMGTYGYAAPEYIMTGHLTPGSDVYSFGVVLLELLTGRKSLDKSRPTREQNLIDWALPLLKEKKKVMNIVDPRMNCEYPVKSVQKAAMLAYHCLNRNPKARPLMRDIVDSLEPLQATEEEALLVPTVQKAVITIIDEMPKNGLKKVEEVNKVEEFKKVEEVKKVTKDDN from the exons ATGGGTAACTGTTTGTGTAGATTTGAGCCTTTTAATCACAAAGTATCTGCAAACGCTAAGTCAG AATCACCTAAAGAACAGAGTCCAAGAGAAGAAGAGACGCATGTTAAAGAAGCTCAAAAGCTGCCATCAAATCCAAAAGAAGTAGAGGATCTAAGACGTGACTCGGCTACGAATCCTCTGATAGCTTTCACCTACGATGAGCTCAAGAACATCACAGGTAATTTCAGACAAGACAGAGTTCTCGGTGGTGGTGGATTTGGAAGTGTCTACAAAGGTTTTATCAAAGAGGAATCGggtgatcaagaagaagttcCTAAACCACTCCCTGTGGCCGTTAAAGTTCACGACGGCGATAATAGCTTTCAGGGTCACAGAGAATGGCTG GCAGAGGTGATATTCTTAGGGCAGCTTTCACACCCGAACTTAGTGAAGTTAATTGGTTACTGCTGCGAGGATAACCACAGGGTACTTATCTACGAGTACATGGCTCGTGGTAGCGTGGAGAACAATCTTTTCTCAA AAGTGTTGCTTCCTCTTTCATGGGCAATAAGAATGAAGATTGCATTCGGAGCAGCGAAAGGACTCGCCTTCCTCCACGAAGCAAAGAAACCAGTCATATATCGTGACTTCAAAACCTCCAACATTCTTCTAGACATG GAATACAACGCCAAGTTATCAGACTTTGGTCTCGCTAAAGACGGTCCTGTAGGAGATAAATCCCACGTCTCCACCCGTATAATGGGAACTTACGGCTATGCAGCTCCTGAATACATCATGACAG GTCATTTGACGCCGGGGAGTGATGTGTACAGCTTCGGTGTAGTTCTGTTAGAGCTTCTCACAGGGAGGAAATCACTAGACAAGTCACGGCCCACGCGTGAGCAAAACCTAATAGATTGGGCGCTTCCGTTgctcaaggagaagaagaaagtgatgaaCATTGTAGACCCGAGAATGAACTGTGAGTACCCGGTTAAGTCGGTTCAAAAGGCTGCAATGTTAGCTTACCATTGCCTTAACCGGAACCCGAAGGCTCGGCCTTTAATGAGGGACATTGTGGATTCTTTGGAGCCTCTTCAGGCCACAGAAGAAGAGGCCTTACTTGTCCCCACTGTTCAGAAAGCAGTTATTACCATTATAGACGAAATGCCTAAGAATGGGTTGAAGAAAGTTGAAGAAGTGAACAAGGTTGAAGAGTTTAAGAAGGTTGAAGAGGTGAAGAAGGTTACTAAAGATGATAATTAA